From a region of the Pongo pygmaeus isolate AG05252 chromosome 5, NHGRI_mPonPyg2-v2.0_pri, whole genome shotgun sequence genome:
- the TUBB gene encoding tubulin beta chain, whose amino-acid sequence MREIVHIQAGQCGNQIGAKFWEVISDEHGIDPTGTYHGDSDLQLDRISVYYNEATGGKYVPRAILVDLEPGTMDSVRSGPFGQIFRPDNFVFGQSGAGNNWAKGHYTEGAELVDSVLDVVRKEAESCDCLQGFQLTHSLGGGTGSGMGTLLISKIREEYPDRIMNTFSVVPSPKVSDTVVEPYNATLSVHQLVENTDETYCIDNEALYDICFRTLKLTTPTYGDLNHLVSATMSGVTTCLRFPGQLNADLRKLAVNMVPFPRLHFFMPGFAPLTSRGSQQYRALTVPELTQQVFDAKNMMAACDPRHGRYLTVAAVFRGRMSMKEVDEQMLNVQNKNSSYFVEWIPNNVKTAVCDIPPRGLKMAVTFIGNSTAIQELFKRISEQFTAMFRRKAFLHWYTGEGMDEMEFTEAESNMNDLVSEYQQYQDATAEEEEDFGEEAEEEA is encoded by the exons aTGAGGGAAATCGTGCACATCCAGGCTGGTCAGTGTGGCAACCAGATCGGTGCCAAG TTCTGGGAGGTGATCAGTGATGAACATGGCATCGACCCCACCGGCACCTACCACGGGGACAGCGACCTGCAGCTGGACCGCATCTCTGTGTACTACAATGAAGCCACAG GTGGCAAATATGTTCCTCGTGCCATCCTGGTGGATCTAGAACCTGGGACCATGGACTCTGTTCGCTCAGGTCCTTTTGGCCAGATCTTTAGACCAGACAACTTTGTATTTG GTCAGTCTGGGGCAGGTAACAACTGGGCCAAAGGCCACTACACAGAGGGCGCCGAGCTGGTTGATTCTGTCCTGGATGTCGTACGGAAGGAGGCAGAGAGCTGTGACTGCCTGCAGGGCTTCCAGCTGACCCACTCACTGGGCGGGGGCACAGGCTCTGGAATGGGCACTCTCCTTATCAGCAAGATCCGAGAAGAATACCCTGATCGCATCATGAATACCTTCAGTGTGGTGCCTTCACCCAAAGTGTCTGACACCGTGGTCGAGCCCTACAATGCCACCCTCTCCGTCCATCAGTTGGTAGAGAACACTGATGAGACCTATTGCATTGACAACGAGGCCCTCTATGATATCTGCTTCCGCACTCTGAAGCTGACCACACCAACCTACGGGGATCTGAACCACCTCGTCTCAGCCACCATGAGCGGTGTCACCACCTGCCTCCGTTTCCCTGGCCAGCTCAATGCTGACCTCCGCAAGTTGGCAGTCAACATGGTCCCCTTCCCACGTCTCCATTTCTTTATGCCTGGCTTTGCCCCTCTCACCAGCCGTGGAAGCCAGCAGTATCGAGCTCTCACAGTGCCGGAACTCACCCAGCAGGTCTTCGATGCCAAGAACATGATGGCTGCCTGTGACCCCCGCCACGGCCGATACCTCACCGTGGCTGCTGTCTTCCGTGGTCGGATGTCCATGAAGGAGGTCGATGAGCAGATGCTTAACGTGCAGAACAAGAACAGCAGCTACTTTGTGGAATGGATCCCCAACAATGTCAAGACAGCCGTCTGTGACATCCCACCTCGTGGCCTCAAGATGGCAGTCACCTTCATTGGCAATAGCACAGCCATCCAGGAGCTCTTCAAGCGCATCTCGGAGCAGTTCACTGCCATGTTCCGCCGGAAGGCCTTCCTCCACTGGTACACAGGCGAGGGCATGGACGAGATGGAGTTCACCGAGGCTGAGAGCAACATGAACGACCTCGTCTCTGAGTATCAGCAGTACCAGGATGCCActgcagaagaggaggaggatttCGGTGAGGAGGCCGAAGAGGAGGCCTAA